The following are encoded in a window of Acipenser ruthenus chromosome 26, fAciRut3.2 maternal haplotype, whole genome shotgun sequence genomic DNA:
- the LOC117411869 gene encoding POU domain, class 3, transcription factor 4-B has product MATAASNPYSILSSNSMVHADSSVMQQGSPFRNHQKLLQSDYLQGVPSNGHPLGHQWVTSLSEGSPWTSIVTSPLDQQDVKPGRDDLQLGAIIHHRSPHVAHHSPHTNHPGAWGATAAHNSSINNGGQPINIYAQTGFTVNGMLDHGGLTPPPTSVPNQNLHPGLRDTPDHGDIGSHHCHDHSDEETPTSDELEQFAKQFKQRRIKLGFTQADVGLALGTLYGNVFSQTTICRFEALQLSFKNMCKLKPLLNKWLEEADSSTGSPSSIDKIAAQGRKRKKRTSIEVSVKGVLETHFLKCPKPAALEITSLADSLQLEKEVVRVWFCNRRQKEKRMTPPGEQQSHEVYSHNVNTDTTSCRDL; this is encoded by the coding sequence ATGGCCACAGCTGCCTCGAATCCCTACAGCATTCTCAGTTCCAACTCTATGGTTCACGCAGATTCCTCGGTCATGCAGCAAGGGAGTCCTTTTAGGAACCATCAGAAACTTCTCCAAAGTGACTATCTGCAGGGAGTCCCCAGCAATGGACATCCTCTTGGGCACCAGTGGGTGACAAGCTTATCTGAAGGGAGCCCGTGGACGTCGATAGTGACCAGCCCTTTAGACCAGCAAGACGTTAAACCTGGAAGGGACGATCTCCAACTCGGGGCTATCATCCATCATAGGTCTCCTCATGTTGCCCATCACTCGCCCCATACAAATCATCCAGGTGCGTGGGGAGCAACCGCGGCTCATAACTCATCTATAAACAACGGCGGACAACCTATCAACATCTACGCGCAAACAGGGTTCACTGTCAATGGTATGTTGGATCATGGAGGTCTAACGCCACCTCCAACATCAGTGCCTAACCAAAACTTGCACCCGGGGCTCAGAGACACCCCGGACCACGGAGATATAGGATCCCATCACTGTCACGATCATTCAGACGAGGAGACGCCGACCTCGGATGAGTTGGAACAGTTCGCGAAACAATTCAAACAAAGGCGAATCAAGCTGGGGTTCACACAGGCAGATGTTGGACTTGCACTGGGGACTCTGTACGGCAATGTCTTCTCCCAGACTACCATCTGCAGGTTTGAAGCATTGCAGCTCAGCTTTAAGAACATGTGCAAACTGAAGCCCTTGTTGAACAAGTGGCTAGAAGAGGCAGACTCGTCCACGGGCAGTCCGAGTAGTATTGATAAAATCGCAGCCCAGGGAAGGAAGCGAAAGAAAAGGACCTCGATTGAGGTGAGCGTCAAAGGGGTGCTGGAGACCCATTTTCTCAAATGTCCCAAACCTGCCGCCTTGGAGATCACCTCTTTGGCAGACAGCCTACAGTTAGAAAAAGAAGTGGTTCGTGTCTGGTTTTGTAACAGAAGACAAAAAGAGAAAAGAATGACTCCGCCGGGGGAACAACAGTCACACGAGGTATATTCTCACAACGTTAACACAGACACCACCTCGTGCCGTGATCTCTGA